One Nitrospira sp. DNA segment encodes these proteins:
- a CDS encoding type II toxin-antitoxin system RelE/ParE family toxin produces the protein MAVYSLSAKAASDLDAIYEYTILRFGLDQAQVYLLGLQKQFQILAEQPAQGRQADALARGLRRWEYHSHIIFYMPADRVFGSFECCTSVWMFGAMCNRR, from the coding sequence ATGGCCGTCTATAGTCTCTCCGCAAAAGCCGCGTCGGATCTTGATGCCATCTACGAATACACGATCCTCCGATTCGGACTGGACCAAGCGCAGGTCTATCTCTTGGGCCTGCAGAAACAGTTTCAGATCTTAGCGGAGCAGCCGGCGCAGGGACGTCAGGCCGATGCACTCGCGCGAGGACTCCGGCGGTGGGAGTATCACTCCCACATCATCTTTTACATGCCTGCGGACAGGGTATTCGGATCGTTCGAGTGCTGCACCAGCGTATGGATGTTCGGAGCCATGTGTAACCGCCGGTGA